From one Falco biarmicus isolate bFalBia1 unplaced genomic scaffold, bFalBia1.pri scaffold_27, whole genome shotgun sequence genomic stretch:
- the LOC130143346 gene encoding uncharacterized protein LOC130143346, with product MLADPGAGIMIAMETEPQNTVCPNKRHTGQLPRHRAARSSWCSCPSGNPQPAVPASISPHHPPSLLPTERFPLQLPTGPEVPGMSFTTLTMPPPVTAGVLPSVPGLLITVRPSQLHIVTHQPALATWQGVQGPLGDSGQVVQLPHVLQLPSGVQLPPLPAPCPPAYGRGQQVVMGTLVPHQPVGLGPWDVGQGQPLYPTGCTVLNVPAHAGPLPPQHPAAQHCVQVSPVLRTHPGSAQKLLEAFNNDVVASEDGVPAATPCQPALDMLSGRSRTKHQEVVTTPSSPENLLDLPELGPDAFNEAFPELAEDNLQFQDEHSTTTDSSDPLAWLDSILELPEVLSGSCLTTLLNKFPEFSEYVAKGGCSKEQSLVAGLGDSEDTDRGVPDVPVLTTTLNRIPDLLECMMEGNCPEDQVVAAMQEDTNPSWQRVATSPLLDAKGKQGGLAAVFPTRLPESPMEPSQEGPMDTSEESPLKGCSEGAHKGLPEGPQQILLNSPLASPPTAPQHHPPRMAQLVEEVLRRQPRVILTHLPPPPGISSCRVVPRSGKAAGKQAKRPTLADTLGMPEMSPWGSMPPKKRKKMVVCPVPKSSKTLWEGKPHRDATAVGCSGEQGGSSKQRPSNSDYVPTKRARTLRNTRRQGAPRCPSRR from the exons ATGCTGGCTGACCCGGGTGCTGGCATAATGATCGCCATGGAGACGGAACCCCAGAACACTGTTTGCCCCAACAAACGCCACACTGGCCAACTGCCGCGGCACAGAGCAGCACGCTCCTCGTGGTGCTCCTGCCCTTCGGGTAACCCCCAACCAGCTGTGCCGGCCAGCATCTCACCCCATCACCCCCCTTCGCTTCTGCCCACAGAGAGgttccccctccagctgccgaCAGGACCAGAGGTGCCCGGCATGAGCTTCACCACCCTGACCATGCCGCCACCGGTCACTGCTGGTGTGCTGCCCTCTGTCCCGGGGCTGCTGATCACCGTTCGGCCTTCCCAGCTCCACATTGTCACCCACCAGCCCGCCCTGGCAAcctggcagggggtgcaggggccCCTGGGGGACTCGGGGCAGGTCGTGCAGCTGCCACAcgtgctgcagctccccagcggTGTGCAGCTgccccctctgcctgctccttgtCCCCCTGCCTATGGCCGGGGACAGCAAGTGGTGATGGGGACACTTGTGCCCCACcagccagtggggctgggccCATGGGACGTGGGCCAGGGACAGCCCCTCTACCCTACGGGCTGCACTGTGCTGAACGTCCCTGCCCATGCTGGGCCCCTGCCACCCCAACACCCTGCGGCTCAGCATTGCGTGCAGGTCTCCCCTGTGCTCCGCACCCATCCTGGCAGCGCCCAGAAGCTGTTGGAGGCCTTTAACAACGACGTGGTGGCCAGTGAGGATGGcgtccctgctgccaccccctgccagcccGCCCTGGATATGCTCTCTGGCAGAAGCAGGACCAAGCACCAAG aagtggTGACCACCCCGTCAAGCCCAGAGAATCTCCTGGACCTGCCCGAGCTGGGGCCAGATGCCTTCAACGAGGCCTTccctgagctggcagaggacaATCTGCAGTTTCAGGATGAGCATTCGACCACCACAGACAGCAGTGACCCGCTCGCCTGGCTCGACAGCATCCTGGAGCTCCCTGAAGTTCTCAGCGGCTCCTGCTTGACCACCCTCCTCAACAAGTTCCCGGAGTTCTCAGAGTACGTGGCAAAGGGTGGCTGCTCCAAGGAGCAATcgctggtggcagggctgggggacagcgAGGACACCGACCGtggtgtccctgatgtcccTGTCTTGACCACCACCCTCAACAGGATCCCTGACCTCTTGGAGTGCATGATGGAGGGCAACTGTCCCGAGGACCAAGTGGTGGCCGCAATGCAGGAGGACACCAACCCCTCCTGGCAGAGGGTGGCAACATCCCCCTTGCTGGACGCCAAAGGcaagcagggtgggctggcagcggtcTTCCCCACCCGGCTGCCAGAGAGCCCCATGGAGCCCTCTCAGGAGGGTCCTATGGACACTTCAGAGGAGAGCCCCTTGAAGGGATGCTCAGAGGGTGCCCACAAGGGTCTCCCAGAGGGTCCTCAGCAGATCCTGCTGAATAGTCCCCTGGCCAGCCCCCCGACTGCACCCCAGCATCATCCGCCCCGCATGGCCcagctggtggaggaggtgCTGCGGAGGCAGCCCCGGGTCATTTTGACCCACTTGCCACCACCACCGGGCATCTCCTCCTGCCGGGTGGTGCCCAGATCAGGCAAGGCTGCTGGTAAACAGGCCAAGCGCCCCACATTGGCTGACACCCTCGGGATGCCAGAGATGTCCCCATGGGGCAGCATGCCAcccaagaagaggaagaagatggtGGTGTGCCCGGTGCCAAAAAGCTCCAAAACCCTCTGGGAGGGGAAGCCACACAGGGATGCCACGgcggtgggctgtagtggggagcaggggggcagcagcaagcagaggccATCCAATAGCGACTACGTGCCCACCAAGCGAGCCagaaccctgaggaacaccaggAGACAAGGTGCTCCACGCTGCCCCAGTCGCCGTTGA